One part of the Sarcophilus harrisii chromosome 5, mSarHar1.11, whole genome shotgun sequence genome encodes these proteins:
- the LOC100928219 gene encoding olfactory receptor 6C4-like produces MKNLSTLTDFILLGLTDAPEFQVVLFLFLFLTYMFSVIGNLTIITLTLLDSHLQTPMYFFLRNFSILEILFTSIFTPRLLHSISTGNKTISFVGCFTQYFFAIFLGATEFYLLAAMSYDRYVAICKPLHYTTIMNSKVCILLIFCSWLAGFLMSLTAVIMANNQDFCKNNVINHYYCDTAPLIKLSCSDTGLIELVDSILAVVTLVITLVLVMLSYINIIRTILRFPSAQQRKKAFSTCSSHMIVISLSYGSCFFMYIKPSAKDDISFNKGVAVLNTSISPMMNPFIYTLRNKQVIQAFKDLVQKIMDH; encoded by the coding sequence ATGAAAAATCTCAGCACATTAACTGACTTCATCCTGCTCGGTCTAACAGATGCTCCTGAATTCCAGGTTgtgcttttcctctttctctttctcacttacATGTTCAGTGTCATTGGCAATCTGACCATCATCACCCTCACCCTGTTGGATTCCCACCTCCAGACTCCTATGTATTTCTTCCTTCGGAATTTCTCTATATTAGAAATTCTCTTCACATCTATCTTTACTCCCAGACTCCTACACAGTATCTCAACAGGAAATAAAACCATTAGTTTTGTAGGCTGTTTCACTCAGTATTTTTTTGCTATATTCCTGGGAGCCACAGAGTTTTATCTTCTAGCTGCCATGTCCTATGACCGCTATGTTGCCATCTGCAAACCCCTACATTATACAACCATTATGAACAGCAAAGTTTGTATCTTACTCATCTTTTGCTCTTGGTTGGCTGGGTTCTTAATGTCTCTAACAGCAGTTATCATGGCAAATAACCAAGATTTCTGTAAGAACAATGTCATAAACCATTATTACTGTGATACTGCTCCCCTTATCAAGCTTTCCTGCTCAGACACAGGCCTTATAGAGCTGGTTGACTCCATCTTAGCTGTGGTAACCCTTGTAATAACCCTGGTGCTTGTGATGCTCTCTTATATCAACATCATTAGAACAATTCTCAGATTTCCTTCTGCTCAACAGAGGAAGAAAGCCTTTTCTACCTGTTCTTCCCACATGattgtcatctctctctcttatgGGAGCTGTTTCTTCATGTACATCAAGCCCTCAGCGAAGGATGATATTTCCTTCAACAAGGGAGTGGCTGTGCTCAATACCTCAATAAGCCCTATGATGAACCCCTTCATTTACACCTTGAGAAACAAGCAAGTGATACAAGCCTTCAAAGACTTGGTCCAAAAGATTATGGATCATTGA
- the LOC116419399 gene encoding olfactory receptor 6C4-like, whose translation MKNLSTLTDFILLGLTDAPEFQVVLFLFLFLTYLFSIIGNLTIITVTLLDSHLQTPMYFFLRNFSILEILFTSVFTPRLLHSISTGNKTISFVGCFTQFFFAIFLGATEFYLLAAMSYDRYVAICKPLHYTTIMNSKICILLILCSWLAGFLISLIGIVMTSQQEFCSNNIINHYYCDTAPIIKLSCSDTSLLELVASILAMVTLVITLVLVMLSYINIIRTILRFPSAQQRKKAFSTCSSHMIVISLSYGSCIFMYIKPSAKSDISFNKGVAVLNTSISPLMNPFIYTLRNKQVIQAFKDLIQKIMGH comes from the coding sequence ATGAAAAACCTCAGCACATTAACTGACTTCATCTTACTCGGTCTAACAGATGCTCCTGAATTCCAGGTTgtgcttttcctctttctctttctcacctaCCTGTTTAGCATCATTGGCAACCTGACTATCATTACCGTCACTTTGCTGGATTCTCACCTCCAGACTCCTATGTATTTCTTCCTTCGGAATTTCTCCATCTTAGAAATTCTCTTTACATCTGTTTTTACTCCCAGACTCCTACACAGTATTTCAACAGGAAACAAAACCATCAGTTTTGTTGGCTGCTTCACTCAGTTCTTTTTTGCTATATTTCTGGGAGCCACAGAGTTTTATCTTCTAGCTGCCATGTCCTATGATCGCTATGTTGCCATTTGCAAACCCCTACATTATACAACCATTATGAACAGCAAAATTTGTATCTTACTCATCCTTTGCTCTTGGTTGGCTGGGTTCTTAATATCTCTAATAGGAATTGTTATGACAAGTCAACAAGAGTTCTGTTCAAACAATATCATAAACCATTATTACTGTGATACTGCTCCCATTATTAAACTCTCCTGCTCAGACACGAGCCTTCTAGAGCTGGTTGCCTCCATCTTAGCAATGGTAACCCTTGTAATAACCCTGGTGCTTGTGATGCTCTCTTATATCAACATCATTAGAACAATTCTCAGATTTCCTTCTGCTCAACAGAGGAAGAAAGCCTTTTCTACCTGTTCCTCCCACATGATTGTCATCTCTCTCTCCTATGGAAGCTGCATCTTCATGTACATCAAGccctctgcaaagagtgatatttccTTCAACAAGGGAGTGGCTGTGCTCAATACCTCAATAAGTCCTTTGATGAACCCTTTCATTTATACTCTGAGAAACAAGCAAGTGATACAAGCCTTTAAGGACTTGATCCAAAAGATTATGGGTCAttga